A portion of the Phyllobacterium zundukense genome contains these proteins:
- a CDS encoding DNA helicase gives MVRNNNVPLHEALDQIAREEGFARWSLLSSQIAAGSLSKTILSRLDDGDLLLVAGRPGHGKTTLGLQLLLDAARNDRKAVFFTLESTEQQARKHIRSLEKDAHGFGDTLEIVTSDEISADYIIHHLSGSKRGTVAVIDYLQILDQQRSKPALSDQVLALGEFARKTGVVFGFISQIDRSFDPESKRLPDIRDIRLPNLVDLGLFTKACFLHNGEAHLQDIA, from the coding sequence ATGGTTCGGAATAATAATGTTCCCCTGCACGAAGCACTGGATCAAATTGCGCGTGAAGAGGGGTTCGCAAGGTGGAGCCTGCTCTCGTCCCAAATCGCAGCGGGGTCACTGTCCAAAACAATACTATCCCGGCTGGATGACGGTGATCTGCTGTTAGTTGCCGGTCGCCCTGGACATGGCAAGACCACGCTTGGACTCCAGCTTTTGCTCGACGCCGCCAGAAACGACAGAAAAGCGGTATTCTTCACCTTAGAATCCACAGAACAGCAGGCAAGGAAACATATCCGGTCTTTGGAAAAAGACGCTCACGGTTTTGGAGACACACTGGAGATCGTGACATCGGATGAAATTAGCGCGGATTACATCATTCACCATTTGTCAGGATCGAAGCGAGGAACGGTTGCCGTCATCGACTATCTGCAGATACTCGACCAGCAGCGGAGCAAGCCTGCACTCTCGGATCAAGTTCTCGCTCTTGGAGAATTTGCCAGAAAGACCGGCGTTGTCTTCGGGTTCATCTCGCAGATTGATCGGTCGTTTGATCCCGAGAGCAAACGCCTGCCAGATATTCGGGATATTCGTCTGCCCAATCTCGTTGATTTAGGGCTCTTTACCAAAGCCTGCTTTCTGCATAATGGCGAGGCTCACCTTCAAGACATTGCCTAA